The proteins below come from a single Chryseobacterium sp. MA9 genomic window:
- a CDS encoding LUD domain-containing protein — protein MNLFKRIVSKLTNQPEEEDKQSLEKLGDSLKNADLDYKFAQLFTHSGGFFNYCADEAEALQTLNQIIKIEGIHNLFCWDKELQNFLNVVKSTYTSELQPSNDAAFITCEYLIAYDGRIMLSHNNILHYHSSRLPDRIIIIANVSQIVNNLNDAMGKIKRNGNIKNLTSISGSQSKMDSSSNSNTKLFLLLLED, from the coding sequence TTGAATTTATTCAAGAGGATTGTAAGCAAACTTACCAACCAGCCTGAAGAAGAGGACAAACAGAGCCTGGAGAAGCTTGGGGATTCGCTGAAAAATGCGGATCTTGACTATAAGTTTGCGCAATTATTTACGCATTCGGGGGGATTTTTTAATTATTGTGCAGATGAAGCGGAGGCTCTACAAACTTTAAATCAAATTATCAAAATAGAAGGTATTCACAACCTTTTCTGTTGGGATAAAGAACTTCAGAACTTTTTGAACGTTGTGAAGTCTACATATACTTCAGAACTGCAGCCGTCTAATGATGCTGCATTCATCACATGTGAATATCTGATCGCCTATGATGGCAGGATCATGCTTTCGCATAATAATATTCTTCATTATCATTCTTCAAGACTTCCTGATAGAATTATCATCATTGCCAATGTTTCTCAGATTGTAAACAACCTGAATGATGCTATGGGGAAAATAAAAAGAAACGGAAATATCAAGAACCTTACTTCCATCAGCGGAAGCCAGTCTAAAATGGACAGTTCTTCCAATTCCAATACAAAACTGTTTTTATTGCTGCTTGAAGATTAA
- a CDS encoding phosphatidate cytidylyltransferase, translating into MDKNLIQRTVSGIVYVAVIVLCSTPLGAQLLNSIAPGLIKQQYLFYGLMSLLLVVGTWECVKIMKFGNGYEKWVVYPLVIFIFYIFSKRYFNHDFFFDFRLSEILALALIGIAVVTLFKYPNELYFDSGKLIFTVIYVALPFSFALGLPKFSSYNDSFSLEVLFLFILIWSSDTFAYLVGKFLGKHKMAPKISPKKTWEGYAGGVVLTLVLSYFIEHYQPELRGNWMVVGFLVAAFAPLGDLVESQLKRNFGVKDSGNIIPGHGGVLDRLDSFIICVPVVYLYFILEKFI; encoded by the coding sequence TTGGATAAAAATCTCATTCAAAGAACCGTATCAGGTATAGTCTATGTAGCCGTCATTGTACTTTGTTCGACTCCACTGGGAGCGCAACTGTTGAACAGCATTGCCCCTGGCCTTATCAAACAGCAGTACCTTTTTTATGGCTTAATGAGTCTGTTACTGGTTGTTGGAACATGGGAGTGTGTCAAAATCATGAAGTTTGGTAACGGCTATGAAAAATGGGTGGTATATCCATTGGTCATTTTTATATTCTATATTTTTTCCAAAAGATATTTCAACCACGATTTCTTTTTTGATTTCAGGCTCAGTGAAATACTGGCACTGGCTCTTATTGGGATTGCTGTGGTTACTTTATTCAAATATCCCAACGAATTATACTTCGACAGCGGGAAACTTATTTTTACCGTTATTTACGTAGCGCTCCCATTCAGTTTTGCATTGGGGCTACCCAAGTTCTCCAGTTATAATGACAGTTTCTCTTTGGAGGTTCTGTTCCTGTTTATCCTGATCTGGAGTAGTGACACCTTTGCCTATCTGGTGGGGAAGTTCTTAGGTAAACATAAAATGGCACCTAAAATTTCTCCTAAAAAAACTTGGGAAGGATATGCAGGTGGCGTAGTGCTAACATTGGTTTTATCCTACTTTATTGAACATTATCAGCCTGAACTGAGAGGGAACTGGATGGTTGTAGGATTTTTGGTTGCTGCCTTTGCTCCATTAGGGGATCTGGTAGAAAGCCAATTGAAAAGAAATTTCGGTGTGAAAGACAGTGGAAACATCATTCCGGGACATGGTGGAGTTTTAGACAGGCTGGATAGTTTTATTATCTGCGTTCCTGTTGTATATTTGTACTTTATTTTAGAAAAATTTATTTAG
- a CDS encoding phosphatidylserine decarboxylase family protein — MKLHRESKGTITVATLLFIILGALAIYFLKIWSLVIIMPLLVIYGLVFWFFRVPDRNILDHKENVIAPVDGKVVMIKEVDEDEFIKGKALQVSIFMSPLNVHICRYPVSGEVIYKKYHPGKYLVAWHEKSSTENERTTVAVQTMTNHKVVFRQIAGYVARRIVFYCNEGDKAKAGHEFGFIKFGSRMDVFLPLDTEIICKIGDITKGGEDVIAKLKEN; from the coding sequence ATGAAATTACATAGAGAATCAAAAGGAACGATTACCGTTGCGACCCTGCTTTTTATTATTCTGGGCGCTCTAGCAATTTATTTCCTTAAAATATGGTCACTAGTGATCATCATGCCTTTGTTGGTTATTTACGGTTTAGTTTTCTGGTTCTTCAGGGTTCCGGATCGTAATATTCTGGATCACAAAGAAAACGTGATAGCTCCGGTGGACGGAAAAGTGGTAATGATCAAAGAAGTGGATGAAGATGAATTTATAAAAGGAAAAGCCCTTCAGGTTTCTATTTTTATGTCCCCGCTGAATGTTCACATCTGTAGATATCCGGTTTCGGGTGAAGTGATTTACAAAAAGTACCACCCGGGAAAATATCTGGTAGCATGGCATGAAAAGTCTTCTACAGAGAACGAAAGAACTACTGTAGCAGTACAGACTATGACCAATCATAAAGTTGTCTTCAGACAAATTGCCGGTTATGTAGCTAGAAGGATTGTTTTCTACTGTAATGAAGGCGATAAGGCAAAAGCCGGACATGAGTTCGGATTTATTAAATTCGGTTCCAGAATGGATGTATTCCTACCTTTGGATACTGAGATTATCTGTAAAATCGGAGATATTACAAAAGGAGGTGAGGATGTTATCGCCAAACTGAAAGAAAATTAA